The genomic DNA TACATCAGCATTCTGCGTAAACTGCTGGCGGGCCTGGTGCCAGAGCGCCTGTTTATCGTCACCGTACCGAAAGTCGGATTTATGCTGAGCGCGGATATTGCCATCGTACCGCTCGGCGAACCGGAACCTGCACCGGTGGCCGTTCCCGCGCCTGCGCAGGCGCCAATTGTCGTCAAGCCCGCAGGACGCCAGAAACGGAACTGGATTGACGGCGTGCTCACCGCCGCGGTACTCGTATTCTGCGCCGCCGCGCTGATCTGGAACGCACAGCGCCAGCAGTTTACTCCCCACCTGCTGACGCACATCGGTAGCTGCCCGGTCTATACGCTGACGCCGCTTTCCGATGTTTTCACCGAGCGAGCAAAGCGCCTGGTCATGCAAATAAAAGAGGCCGGAACGTTCACCTGCTTGCCCAGCGCCATTTTTTATTTTCATCCCCAGGACCCGGTA from Klebsiella sp. WP3-W18-ESBL-02 includes the following:
- a CDS encoding winged helix-turn-helix domain-containing protein, with translation MKYLLADAIVYDNEDGSLTLHSEGSESQTLTCTAQTILNLLIAHHGMVVEREVFLQQVWDDRGLRGSSNSLNQYISILRKLLAGLVPERLFIVTVPKVGFMLSADIAIVPLGEPEPAPVAVPAPAQAPIVVKPAGRQKRNWIDGVLTAAVLVFCAAALIWNAQRQQFTPHLLTHIGSCPVYTLTPLSDVFTERAKRLVMQIKEAGTFTCLPSAIFYFHPQDPVFYGDKGRLVLSQCSQFRGKASSCQTLFFYEW